The Salvelinus alpinus chromosome 21, SLU_Salpinus.1, whole genome shotgun sequence genome has a segment encoding these proteins:
- the LOC139547971 gene encoding beta-crystallin B1-like isoform X2, with translation MGGKDSTMSHSGAQGSIGSHPAMGLRAHKMYLFEFENFQGRMMECITECRNLCEKNFERIGSIRVECGPWVGYEQQNLSGEMFMLEKGEYPRWDTWSNSYRCDRFMSVRPVRMDTQDHKICLFECNNFEGRKMEVCDEDIPSLWSYGFQDRVASIQVTGGTWVGYQYPGYRGYQYVFECGVFKHWNEWGAHHPQIQSIRRVRDMQTHRRGCFEWTV, from the exons atggggggcAAAG ATTCAACCATGTCCCACTCCGGAGCCCAGGGCAGCATTGGGAGCCACCCAGCCATGGGGCTGCGTGCCCACAAA ATGTACCTGTTTGAGTTTGAGAACTTCCAGGGTCGTATGATGGAGTGCATCACTGAGTGCCGTAACCTGTGTGAGAAGAACTTTGAGAGGATCGGCTCCATCAGGGTGGAGTGTGGACC CTGGGTGGGCTATGAGCAGCAGAACCTGAGTGGAGAAATGTTCATGCTGGAGAAGGGAGAGTACCCCCGCTGGGATACCTGGAGCAACAGCTACAGGTGTGACCGCTTCATGTCCGTCAGGCCCGTTCGCATG GACACCCAGGACCACAAGATCTGCCTGTTTGAGTGTAATAACTTTGAGGGCCGTAAGATGGAGGTGTGTGATGAGGATATCCCCAGTCTGTGGTCCTACGGCTTCCAGGACCGTGTGGCCAGTATCCAGGTCACTGGTGGAAC TTGGGTTGGCTACCAGTACCCCGGTTACCGTGGCTACCAGTACGTGTTCGAGTGCGGTGTCTTCAAGCACTGGAACGAGTGGGGCGCCCACCATCCCCAGATCCAGTCCATCCGTAGAGTGAGGGACATGCAGACACATCGCAGAGGCTGCTTTGAGTGGACCGTCTAG
- the LOC139547971 gene encoding beta-crystallin B3-like isoform X1: protein MYIYPYSGGMISTHRLIFLDVRSSLVPDNQPLDSTMSHSGAQGSIGSHPAMGLRAHKMYLFEFENFQGRMMECITECRNLCEKNFERIGSIRVECGPWVGYEQQNLSGEMFMLEKGEYPRWDTWSNSYRCDRFMSVRPVRMDTQDHKICLFECNNFEGRKMEVCDEDIPSLWSYGFQDRVASIQVTGGTWVGYQYPGYRGYQYVFECGVFKHWNEWGAHHPQIQSIRRVRDMQTHRRGCFEWTV from the exons atgtatatatatccCTACTCTGGGGGCATGATTTCAACTCATAGGCTTATCTTTCTGGACGTCCGTTCCTCCCTTGTACCTGACAACCAGCCACTTG ATTCAACCATGTCCCACTCCGGAGCCCAGGGCAGCATTGGGAGCCACCCAGCCATGGGGCTGCGTGCCCACAAA ATGTACCTGTTTGAGTTTGAGAACTTCCAGGGTCGTATGATGGAGTGCATCACTGAGTGCCGTAACCTGTGTGAGAAGAACTTTGAGAGGATCGGCTCCATCAGGGTGGAGTGTGGACC CTGGGTGGGCTATGAGCAGCAGAACCTGAGTGGAGAAATGTTCATGCTGGAGAAGGGAGAGTACCCCCGCTGGGATACCTGGAGCAACAGCTACAGGTGTGACCGCTTCATGTCCGTCAGGCCCGTTCGCATG GACACCCAGGACCACAAGATCTGCCTGTTTGAGTGTAATAACTTTGAGGGCCGTAAGATGGAGGTGTGTGATGAGGATATCCCCAGTCTGTGGTCCTACGGCTTCCAGGACCGTGTGGCCAGTATCCAGGTCACTGGTGGAAC TTGGGTTGGCTACCAGTACCCCGGTTACCGTGGCTACCAGTACGTGTTCGAGTGCGGTGTCTTCAAGCACTGGAACGAGTGGGGCGCCCACCATCCCCAGATCCAGTCCATCCGTAGAGTGAGGGACATGCAGACACATCGCAGAGGCTGCTTTGAGTGGACCGTCTAG
- the LOC139547972 gene encoding beta-crystallin A1-2 isoform X2, translated as MALTTPNPVGPWKITVYDQENFQGKRMEFTASCQNIMECGVDNIRSLKVECGAWVGYEHSSFSGQQFVLERGEYPRWESWSGSNAYHIERLMSFRPVCSANHKESKIVVFERENFIGKQWEMNDDYPSLQAMGWGNNEIGSMQVQSGAWVCYQFPGYRGYQYIMECDRHGGEYKHYREWGSHAQTFQVQSLRRIQQ; from the exons ATGGCGCTGACTACTCCTAACCCAGTGGGACCATGGAAG ATCACTGTCTACGACCAGGAGAACTTCCAGGGAAAGCGTATGGAGTTCACTGCTTCCTGCCAGAACATCATGGAGTGTGGTGTGGACAACATCCGCTCCCTGAAGGTCGAGTGTGGAGC CTGGGTAGGGTACGAGCACTCCAGCTTCTCCGGGCAGCAGTTTGTGTTGGAGCGTGGAGAGTACCCTCGCTGGGAGTCCTGGAGCGGCAGCAACGCCTACCACATCGAAAGGTTGATGTCCTTCCGCCCAGTCTGCTCTGCT AACCATAAGGAGTCCAAGATTGTGGTGTTCGAAAGGGAGAACTTCATTGGCAAGCAGTGGGAGATGAACGATGACTACCCCTCCCTGCAGGCCATGGGCTGGGGCAACAACGAGATCGGATCCATGCAGGTCCAGAGTGGAGC CTGGGTGTGCTACCAGTTCCCCGGTTACCGTGGCTACCAGTACATCATGGAGTGCGACCGTCATGGCGGAGAGTACAAACACTACAGGGAGTGGGGCTCCCACGCTCAGACCTTCCAGGTCCAGTCTCTGCGTCGCATCCAGCAGTAA